From the genome of Halobacterium sp. R2-5:
GCGGGTCGCCGGCGGGCGCGTCCTCGTGCGCGACGAGTTCCAGCGGCAGGCCGTCCGGGTCGCGGAACGGAATCACGGTGTCGCCGAAGCGCTCCCGGGGGTCGTCCGCGTCGACGCCCTCGCTGGCGAGCCGGTCGACCCAGTAGTCGACGCTGCCGGCGGGTATCAGGAACTGCGTGGCGCTCGCCTGCCCGGTGCCGACGCGGCCCTGTTGGGCGCCGACGTACGGGAAGAACGTCATGCTCGTGCCGGGCGACCCGCCGCGGTCGCCGTAGAACAGGTGGTAGACCGAGACGTCGTCCTGGTTCACGCTCTGTTTCACGAGCCGCAGACCGAGCGTCTCCGTGTAGAACGCGTGGTTCGCCTGCGGGTCGCTCGCGATAGCGGTCACGTGGTGGATGCCGGGGATGTCCGCGGGCATACGCGGTCGTTCGCCCGGCAGCCGGAATAGTGTCGGGGCCGCGACGGTTCAGAGCCCGAGAATGTCGCGAGCTTCGTCGGGAGTGGCGACTGGGCGCCCGAGCGTCTCCGCGACGCCGACCACGCGCTCGACGAGCTGGGCGTTGCTCTCGGCGAGCTCGCCGCGCTCGTAGTAGACGTTGTCCTCGAGGCCGACGCGGACGTGCCCGCCGAAGAGGACGCCCATCGTCGCGAACGGGAGCTGGTGCGGGCCGAACCCGAGCGTGTTGAACGCCGCGCCCTCCGGGAGGTTCGAGATCAGGTTGAGGAAGTTCCGGGGGCGCGGCCGCGTGAGCGTCCCCGGGCCGAATATCAGCGTGGCGTAGACGGGGTCGTCGAGGTCGCGGCGGTCGAGCAGCCCGTGGACTTCGTTGAGGTGGCCGTCGTTGAACACCTCCAGTTCGGGCTTGATGCCGCGTTCTTCCATCTCGTCGTACAGCGAGTCGACGAGCCCGCGGGTGTTCTCGCTGGTGAGGTGGTCGTAGCGGTTCAGCGGCCCCATGTCGAGGCTCGCCATCTCCGGCGCGGGGTCAGTCCGCAAGGGCTCGTGCCGGAGGTCGTCGGGCGCGCCCGTACCGCCCGTCGAGTGCTGGATAATGACATCGTCCGCTCGCGCCCGGATTTCGTCGTCGATGGCCTGGAAGTCCTCGGTCGCGAACGACCGCTCGCCGTTCGGCTTCCGCGCGTGGACGTGGACGACCGCGGCGCCCGCCTCCTCGGCTGCTGCGGCCGCCTTCCCGACCTCCTCGGGCGTCTCGGGAACGTTCGGGTTCGCTTCCTTGCCGTGGACGCCGCCGGTCAGCGCCGCCGTCACGATTACCGGTTCGTCCGCGAGGAACGCCTCGTAGCTCATTGCTCGTCCGCGTGCTCGCGGAAGATCTCGCAGTGCTCGGCGTGGTCGAGGTCGTAGCGGTCGTTGCAGACGTCCGCGCGCATCGGCTGCACGAACTCCCCGATGGCTCCGCAGTACGCCCGCTCGGTGTCGAACGAGCGGCCGTCGCCCTCGCTGCGGTACTCCAGGAACGGACAGGTCATACGCTCCGTTCGCCCGCTGGCGTGTTAACAGTTCGCTGGCTCGGCCGTCGCGGGGTGACGCGCCCGTCACCCGGTGACGGTGCCGTCTAACGTGGGTATACGTGCGTGGGAGCGCTACAGCGAGATATGCCACCGACTACGCCGGGACTCCACCACGTCACGGCCATCGCGGGCGACCCGCAGGCGAACGCCGACTTCTACGTCGGGACGCTCGGCCTGCGCTTCGTCAAGCGGACCGTCAACCACGACGACCCCCAGACGTACCACTTCTACTTCGGCGACTACGAGGGGTCCCCCGGGACGAACGTCACGTTCTTCCCGTGGTCCGAGCGCGGCCGCGACGGCGAGTTCGGCGCGGGCCAGACGCGGGACACCGCGTACCTGATTCCGCCCGACTCGGTCGACTACTGGACCGACCGGCTCGCCGACGACGGCGTCGCTGTCGAGGAGAGCGAGCGCTTCGGCG
Proteins encoded in this window:
- a CDS encoding 3-keto-5-aminohexanoate cleavage protein gives rise to the protein MSYEAFLADEPVIVTAALTGGVHGKEANPNVPETPEEVGKAAAAAEEAGAAVVHVHARKPNGERSFATEDFQAIDDEIRARADDVIIQHSTGGTGAPDDLRHEPLRTDPAPEMASLDMGPLNRYDHLTSENTRGLVDSLYDEMEERGIKPELEVFNDGHLNEVHGLLDRRDLDDPVYATLIFGPGTLTRPRPRNFLNLISNLPEGAAFNTLGFGPHQLPFATMGVLFGGHVRVGLEDNVYYERGELAESNAQLVERVVGVAETLGRPVATPDEARDILGL